CGCTAGACATTAAAGATCCGTATTGTTCCCTCGATGATTGGTCAAAAGTCTATCGATTTAATTTGGAAATTGCTTTGGAGATGAATGGAAACGTCATTCCGGCTATGACACGAAACGGATGGGGGCGTATCGTCAATATCGCGTCTACGGCTTCGCTCGAAAATAATGGCCCAGTGACCTATTGCACGATCAAAGCTGCACTTGCGGCCTACACTCGATGTATGGCGAGGATTTTAGCTCCCGATGATGTCGTCATGTCTGCGGTGCTTCCCGGAGTGGTCGTGACCGAAGGAGGGCATTGGGAAAGAGCGCAACGCGAGCGCCCGGAACATGTTGAGAAGTATATTGCCGAGCGTTGTCCGTTAGGAAGATTTGCTGTCCCGAGCGAGGTAGGTCCGCTCGTAGCATTTTTATGCTCTCAATTCGCCACGTTCTGCCAAGGCTCTCTCGTGCCTGTCGATGGGGGACAAAGCCGCCACTATTTCGGTCAGTGATGAAGGCGAAATCCC
The genomic region above belongs to Nitrospirales bacterium and contains:
- a CDS encoding SDR family oxidoreductase, which produces MDLGIQGKLAVVTGASRGIGRNVVKVLVSEGTRVIAIARNKDDLDSLAGEVKDGQHELVCIVADLMAAGVPTCVMEEIQHSHGDPDILVNNVGGTLDIKDPYCSLDDWSKVYRFNLEIALEMNGNVIPAMTRNGWGRIVNIASTASLENNGPVTYCTIKAALAAYTRCMARILAPDDVVMSAVLPGVVVTEGGHWERAQRERPEHVEKYIAERCPLGRFAVPSEVGPLVAFLCSQFATFCQGSLVPVDGGQSRHYFGQ